In Quercus robur chromosome 11, dhQueRobu3.1, whole genome shotgun sequence, the following proteins share a genomic window:
- the LOC126706950 gene encoding zinc finger BED domain-containing protein RICESLEEPER 3-like has translation MSDVSPMRIDGSTTGHGDSGGNATADTSSQGNQGLTTPCPPNVSTTAEAATKGRKRSWVWEHFTMVGSGDSKKARAACKYCGTDYAATSANGTKNLIAHILKQCKKYPNSIGKSQSTLAFEFTTNGGSGDLFAVPFSVEDCRRALVEMVILDELPFRIVEGEEEAGESS, from the exons atGTCTGATGTAAGCCCCATGCGCATTGATGGGAGCACCACTGGCCATGGTGATAGTGGTGGAAATGCAACAGCTGATACGTCATCACAagggaaccaaggccttactaCTCCATGCCCACCCAATGTGAGTACTACTGCTGAAGCTGCTACTAAGGGTAGAAAAAGATCTTGGGTTTGGGAACATTTTACTATGGTTGGAAGTGGAGATTCTAAAAAAGCAAGAGCGGCTTGTAAGTATTGTGGGACTGATTATGCAGCTACTAGCGCAAATGGGACAAAAAACTTGATTGCACACATTTTAAAGCAATGCAAGAAATACCCAAATAGCATAGGTAAGAGCCAAAGCACCCTAGCATTTGAATTTACTACTAATGGAGGTAGTGGTGATCTTTTTGCGGTACCTTTTAGTGTTGAGGATTGTAGGCGAGCATTAGTTGAGATGGTGATCCTAGATGAGCTTCCATTTAGGATTGTGGAGGGTgaag AAGAAGCTGGGGAAAGCTCTTAG